Proteins co-encoded in one Oreochromis aureus strain Israel breed Guangdong linkage group 3, ZZ_aureus, whole genome shotgun sequence genomic window:
- the LOC120433926 gene encoding low affinity immunoglobulin gamma Fc region receptor II-b-like, giving the protein MEVRFTTISVSAEFSDSQTYNSGFPQVVPNRQQFFQTEPITISCEGLNGLTGWRVMKKINGDVRTCASTWETSIGPCNIINAYPSSDSGEYWCEHGGIQKSNTVNVTITESHVILEIPAQPVMQGENVSLHCRKKDANSNYTAKFYKNGISIGSSSSRNIIGPTVSKSDEGLYKCSIADGGESPESWLSVEGHPTVPYFKLYLVICTGFSVLLVVILLILAGVFQRNKHQQIIRSHTEETSLTPSAQNSTVSFQSPSSAQTVPAVVSIAEENNETYSLITKPIMSKEDNALESVQVMYAMVGKPSNVKEMAVVSWLETHN; this is encoded by the exons ATGGAGGTCAGATTCACCACTATCAGTGTCT CTGCAGAATTCAGTGATTCGCAAACATATA ATTCAGGTTTTCCTCAAGTTGTTCCAAACAGACAGCAGTTCTTTCAAACAGAGCCTATCACTATCAGCTGTGAAGGGCTAAATGGACTGACTGGATGGAGAGTGATGAAAAAGATAAATGGAGATGTTAGAACATGTGCTTCAACCTGGGAAACATCGATTGGACCTTGCAATATTATTAATGCATATCCTTCAAGTGACAGTGGAGAATACTGGTGTGAACATGGAGGAATACAAAAAAGCAACACTGTCAATGTCACTATAACTG AGAGTCATGTGATCCTGGAGATTCCTGCCCAACCTGTGATGCAGGGAGAAAATGTGAGCTTGCATTGTAGAAAGAAGGATGCAAACTCCAACTACACTGCAAAATTCTATAAAAATGGCATCTCCATTGGGAGCAGCTCATCAAGAAACATAATTGGTCCCACTGTATCCAAATCTGATGAAGGACTTTACAAATGTAGCATTGCTGATGGTGGAGAATCACCAGAGAGCTGGCTTAGTGTTGAAG GACATCCTACAGTGCCTTACTTCAAGCTCTACCTGGTGATCTGcacaggtttcagtgttttattggtGGTCATTCTGCTAATACTGGCAGGAGTGTTTCAACGTAATAAACATCAACAAATCATCAGAAGTCATACAGAAGAAACTTCTTTGACGCCAA GTGCTCAAAATTCAACTGTTTCCTTCCAGTCTCCCTCTTCTGCACAAACAG TGCCTGCAGTGGTAAGCATAGCTGAAGAAAACAACGAGACATATTCCCTCATCACAAAACCAATAATGTCAAAAG AGGACAATGCACTTGAATCAGTCCAGGTGATGTATGCTATGGTCGGGAAACCCAGCAACGTGAAAG AGATGGCAGTAGTGAGCTGGTTGGAGACCCACAACTGA